The nucleotide sequence TGAGACCCATCCCAACATAACTCCTCTAataaggtcagaggctaggtattctgcagtgagtgcctcacctcctgtctccccaaaaGCTTTTCTAGCATcaacatggcacaagtcaggagtgtgatggaatactctccatttgcctggatgagtgcagctccactaATACTCAAGAAATTCGacatcatccagaacaaagcagtttGCTTGATTGACATCTCAtctaccaccttaagcattcactcacccacaccgtggttgcagtgtttaCCAGCTACAAGATACCCTGCAGCAACTCGCCCAGGCTTCTTCGACAGTgcctcccaaacctgtgaactctatcacctagaagaacaagggcagcaggcacatgggaacactagcacctccaagttcccctccaagtcagaaaccatcctgacttgggaatatatcatcgttccttcattgtcgctgggtcaaaatcctggaacatggactgtagcagttcaagaaggcagctcaccaccaccttctcaagggtgttCGGGATGGGCAAAATTCTGGCCTTGCCCGTGAAGGAATAAAAAAAAACAAGTACccattggaataaaaacagaaaatgctggaaatctcagaaggtcaggcagcatctgtggagagaaaaacagagttaatgtttcaggtcaatgacccttcgtcagcacTGGTgactgttcgaaaagaacagattcttaagaagcactgatagggggaggggaagaagaaaagggaaggtctgtgatagggtggaaagcaggagagattagagagacaaaagggatgatgggccgaattgaaatggtaatggcagaagtcagaaaaaggttagtctagatagggtgtgagtggagaaataatgaccagctgctgttggagacaaagagaaaaaaaacacataaaatgggggtgggggggagccaacaatgggcagaggttatggtctgaaattgttgaactcgatgttgagtccagaaggctgtaaattacctgaacgaaagatgaggtgctgttcctcgagcttgcattgagttttattggaacagtgtaggaggtcgaggatggagatgtcagagtgggagtggaatagggaattaaagtgacaggtgacccatTGGAATCCACCTACAAGTCCATTTCTTAGCCATACCCAAAATCTACCCTGCATTTCCACAGCTTTAAGTTTAGTCAATTgccctttcatgtggaactttgtcaaatgccCTTTGGAAATTGAGATATATCATGTGATAGGGCTTTCCACAGTCCATTtgggttgtcacttcctcaaagacATTGAGTAAGTTGGTCAGGCAGGATCTTCCCCTTTGAAAGCATGTTTGTTTCCTTTCTGTGAGAAGTGCTAATAAATGGAAGTTGTCAAACTGATTTTAAGATACTAAATAGTAATTGAATTCAGTTGAAATTATACATAAGGTACACTTTTTAGGTTTTGTTGTTTGTTTTTCCGAATtcattttatctgtttttttgtttgcACCAAACCCCTAGTTTTATTGGTGCTTTCCACAGCCTAGCAGTTATACCCCAGCAGTGCAAGTTCCTGGCTGGTGCAGAGTTTACAGGTGACTTTGAAGTGTTCACCGGCTGCCACAAACTTGTTGACAGCAGTTGCTCACCTGAGCAGCAGGTCCTTTGCCAGGCCGGTGGGCAAACAGGAAATGTAAACAATGTTCAAGAATTGTCTGAATGAAAACAGCTGATCCTGTCCTCATTTCCAAGGAAGAGCTGGTGCAGGTGGAATTCTTTGTTAGGGCATTTTAGGGGTTTTATTGGTGAGGATGAGCGATTTAACCCAAACAACTAGATGTGACATCCTAATTGATCTTAGATATATTTCAGTTCAACTGAAAGTGCGCAAACATGACCACCCCCTGACAGAGTTAAAATGTTGCATTTCTTAATTGTCTGGCTGACCTTTTTACCATTTTTGGCTCATTAGTGGCTGACATTTGGGCTACTTTCATCTGAAAAATCCTCGACAGTGAAACCCAGTTGCTGTTGGTTTCCTTTAAAGGACAGTTTAATATCTGGAAAACAGAGATAAACCATTGCTGCAAGGGTTAGACATCTGTTACCCAGAGTGACAGATAGGCCTGTCCTACAAAGCTTAGAAACCATTATCTGGAATAACACAGGAAAGCATGCCGCATAAACGTCCCACTCCCGGAATGACGGAATAGATCTGCCTCAGAGGAGATAGGTGTTATTGTAATAGAATCTTTTCATCTCTAAATCAGAACTTACACTTTTCCTTTCTTTCCACGATTTAGGTTGTAGCTATGGCTGATTTGTCATCTTCGCCATTCTCCTATGCCAATGTTTCCCAGCCAGCCACGAACTCCACTGCAACACCCATCTGTACCATTGAAGATGGTTTCCTCTCAACGGGTCTGCCTATTTTCTACAGCATTATTTGTGTGATTGGGCTGCTGAGTAACCTATTGGCCTTGTGGGTGTTTTTCTTCAACCAGAGGAAGCCGACATCTATCTCTATATACATGAGGCACCTGGCTATGGCTGACCTCCTGTTGTTACTCTGTCTTCCATTCAGGATCGCCTACCATATCAGGCAGTACGAGTGGATGGTTAAGTGCTACTTCTGTAAGATCATTGGTGCATTTTTCTACATCAACATGTATGCCAGCATTATATTCCTCGGGCTGATCAGCCTGGACCGCTATTTAAAGATCACAAAGCCTCTCCGCAAGTTCAGGATCCACAGTGTGAAATGGAGTTCGGGCTTATCCGTGGCTGTGTGGGTGTTCACATTCCTGTTCATGCTACCCTTTGTTGTGGTGAGCAGCTTAAAGTCAAATGTGACAAAATGCTTCCACTACAAGGATCAGAGTGTGACAGCGGGCGCAATGAACCTGGCAGCCGTCATATTTATTTTTATCCTCTCCTTGCTATTCCTGGTGTCCTATGCTAAGATCGCCGTCAAACTCTACAACATCTCCCAAGGGAAAAAAAAGCAACAGATCAGGAAAGTGAGCACCAGGGCCATCATAAAGACTTTTATTGTCCTCGCCATCTACATTGTGTGCTTCATGCCGTATCACATTGTTCGAGTCCCTTATGTCCTCTCTCAGATGAAGATAATCTCCAGCTGCCAATCAAAGCAGTTTCTGCACACAGCCAATGAACTGGTTCTGTGCCTCTCTGCCCTAAACAGCTGTCTTGATCCGGTCATCTATTTCTTCCTCTCCAACTCCTTCCGCAGGACTATAGTTTACACTATTCAAGGCAGATTCAACAAAACCTTCCCCAAAACCAATGGGGCCATGAACAGTTTCAAATCCATCACAGAGATCTGAAGTTCAGAGCTGCAAATATTGAGTTGATGGGATAGAAGCAGAATGCATGGCCATCAGGGTAGCACAGTAACTATCTTGGCCTAAAGTGATGCATGGCGTTTCAGGCAAGGCCTGGCATCATTATGATCCTGTGGATAGAAGGAGTCTTCCTAGAGAGAGCAGAGACAGCCACTCACATATACATCTAGTAAACAGGGTGGAACATACTCAAGATATGCCTTGTTTAAAATATATGATATTTGGCCATGACAAGGGAAATACAGCAACAATAGAATGAGTGTGGAGTTACAGTTTTGTTGAGCCTGGTGCATCTTGCTGCAGTGTTGAAAATCGTGGAAACAGCAATGTTATATCAACACAGCAAGAACCTTTGATGCCATCACGGAGTTATTTCCAATTGGTTCCAGTGCTTTCTTTTCCAACATGAGCTTATAGACATTTTGCAAAGAAGCTGTAAAATCAAATTCATCTTAATAACTCCAGTAACACAGCACTGGGACCCCTCCACCTGCTTATTACAAGTGTTTACAATGCAGCAGCATTTTAAAATGCAGCAAGATACATTTTCTCCGGCACTAGCTCAAAGCCAGTAATAGTGAGCCAGACAATCTCACCTTTGCCAACTTGTGTGGACACCAGCAAGTGTTGACCTTCTGGGGAGAGGCAAGTCAGCTTTCCAAAGCTTCTTGTTCCTCTCCTCCTGCTACACAAGAGTCTTGTGGAAGAGCAAAATGCACAGGGGTCACTTAATAAAGAAACAAAATTGTTGTTTTATAAAGAATCAATCTCCTGTACAGGACATTAAAAAAACACCTTTGGTCTCGTCAGTCGCACCTGACTGTTGGGATGAGTAGAAGCGCATCTGACACTTGTACTTATTACGCATTCATTTTCCAGTGCATAAAGTCAGCAAAAGTACATGTAGACGCAGAAGATTGTGCTGAACAAAGGATGAATTGGGCCCAATATATTGTGGATACACATGTTGGATGTGTAAATTAAGTATTATTTTTATAAATAACTGTCCCTTAAATGGGGCTAGTCAAATTTGAGTCTTTCAGATTATTAGACTGTAAGTAAAAGTAATATGAAAATAGAAACTGTAAATAAAAAAGTATAAATTATGTGAACTATATACCAGCACTTTTGCAAAAATATATTTTTGTACAAATTAGCCTCACTCTAATTAAATATATTATTTTGACGAAGTATTCTGGTTTTGCAATTTTTTAAAAAGCCTCTACTCTCAGAGACTGTGCGCTATTACTGTTCTCTCTTGATTTAATTAGAAAGTTATCACATTATGCATACTGATAATTTTCCACAAAGAAATTAGCTTCTGTAATAAAGCTCTAGCAGTTCACTACAGTGACCCTGTGTAGTTCCCAGCACACTGTACATTGCTCCCTGTGTAGTTCCCAGCACACTGTACATTGCTCCCTGTG is from Pristiophorus japonicus isolate sPriJap1 chromosome 6, sPriJap1.hap1, whole genome shotgun sequence and encodes:
- the gpr34l gene encoding G protein-coupled receptor 34 like, whose product is MVTFRKDKVKGENYTLLISPVIGKITTVLNGDARGSFPNGSTVSANNLPTKLTCFASCLSFHCSALPFRVNCNNCSESYDFSHQVLGSTGRWLEVTILSTLERMGSRFSIQQRTKMEADSSIPLGTTPPSEGATRAQTAFRPDAAPLMTPIKFYGSLEVAVTRSALLHCTSDDDIITMRSTPFIGAFHSLAVIPQQCKFLAGAEFTGDFEVFTGCHKLVDSSCSPEQQVLCQAGGQTGNVVAMADLSSSPFSYANVSQPATNSTATPICTIEDGFLSTGLPIFYSIICVIGLLSNLLALWVFFFNQRKPTSISIYMRHLAMADLLLLLCLPFRIAYHIRQYEWMVKCYFCKIIGAFFYINMYASIIFLGLISLDRYLKITKPLRKFRIHSVKWSSGLSVAVWVFTFLFMLPFVVVSSLKSNVTKCFHYKDQSVTAGAMNLAAVIFIFILSLLFLVSYAKIAVKLYNISQGKKKQQIRKVSTRAIIKTFIVLAIYIVCFMPYHIVRVPYVLSQMKIISSCQSKQFLHTANELVLCLSALNSCLDPVIYFFLSNSFRRTIVYTIQGRFNKTFPKTNGAMNSFKSITEI